In Streptomyces sp. SLBN-118, the following are encoded in one genomic region:
- a CDS encoding GNAT family N-acetyltransferase produces MAEHDIRDDRPKGLLQTHADGHVTGRIVYFTLDADPAALVAVHTEVEPEHEGKGIASALVREFYAMAAREGVPVVPLCPYAAKWATKHPDEAPVPPAELVQEAKAQLKTDHAELR; encoded by the coding sequence GTGGCAGAACACGACATCCGTGACGACAGGCCGAAGGGGCTCCTCCAGACGCATGCGGACGGTCACGTGACGGGCCGCATCGTCTACTTCACCCTCGACGCCGATCCCGCCGCCCTGGTCGCCGTGCACACCGAGGTGGAGCCGGAACACGAGGGCAAGGGCATCGCGAGCGCCCTGGTGCGGGAGTTCTACGCGATGGCGGCACGCGAGGGTGTACCCGTCGTGCCGCTGTGTCCGTACGCCGCCAAGTGGGCCACCAAGCACCCCGACGAGGCGCCCGTGCCCCCGGCAGAGCTTGTGCAGGAGGCCAAGGCGCAGCTCAAGACCGATCACGCGGAGCTCCGGTAA
- the panD gene encoding aspartate 1-decarboxylase, translating to MLRTMFKSKIHRATVTQADLHYVGSVTVDAALMEAADLLPGELVHIVDITNGARLETYVIEGERGSGVIGINGAAAHLVHPGDLVILISYAQVDDAEARTLVPSVVHVDAQNRIVALGSDASAPVPGSDTERSPHAVV from the coding sequence ATGTTGCGTACCATGTTCAAGTCCAAGATCCACCGGGCCACCGTGACCCAGGCCGACCTGCACTACGTCGGATCCGTCACCGTCGACGCGGCGCTGATGGAGGCCGCCGATCTGCTCCCCGGCGAGCTCGTCCACATCGTCGACATCACCAATGGCGCGCGGCTGGAAACGTATGTCATCGAGGGCGAGCGCGGCTCGGGTGTCATCGGCATCAACGGCGCGGCCGCCCATCTGGTGCACCCCGGTGACCTGGTGATCCTGATCAGCTACGCCCAGGTCGACGACGCGGAGGCGCGCACACTGGTGCCGAGTGTCGTCCATGTGGACGCGCAGAACAGGATCGTCGCGCTGGGCTCGGACGCCTCCGCGCCCGTTCCCGGAAGCGATACGGAACGCAGTCCGCACGCCGTCGTGTGA
- a CDS encoding ABC transporter ATP-binding protein: protein MADSAEIAEPTFPTSGAAGPGGSARSAGPDRPAAAGASIRLDNLTKRYPDSQAPAVEDVTLDVAAGETVILVGPSGCGKSTTLKMINRLIEPTSGRITIGGEDVTGINPVTLRRTIGYAIQATGLFPHMTVAENIALVPKMAGWPRAKVRDRVEEMLELVGLDPGEFRGRYPRRLSGGQQQRVGVARALAADPPVLLMDEPFGAVDPITREHLQDQLIRLQRELRKTIVFVTHDFDEAIKVGDRIAVLRERSKIAQFDTPETILASPADDFVAGFVGAGAGVKRLHLKRVREVELADVPTATVEDPLEIALHLLDAGSASADHLLLLDRERRPHSWLRREDLTRARSAQPAGEPLPLSAGTPVRSRIEVDATLRDALEALLADGTGRVAVTGQDGAYAGVVDMSTLLNAMHGAPGERGAEEARPTGRGEPA, encoded by the coding sequence GTGGCTGACTCTGCCGAAATCGCCGAACCGACCTTCCCGACGTCCGGTGCCGCAGGCCCCGGCGGATCCGCCCGATCCGCCGGGCCCGACCGGCCGGCCGCCGCCGGCGCGAGCATCCGGCTGGACAACCTGACCAAGCGCTATCCGGACAGCCAAGCCCCGGCCGTGGAGGACGTGACCCTGGACGTCGCGGCCGGCGAAACCGTGATCCTCGTGGGGCCCTCTGGCTGCGGCAAGAGCACCACCCTCAAGATGATCAACCGGCTGATCGAGCCGACCTCGGGGCGGATCACCATCGGCGGCGAGGACGTCACCGGCATCAATCCCGTGACGCTGCGCCGCACCATCGGCTACGCCATCCAGGCCACGGGCCTCTTCCCGCACATGACCGTCGCCGAGAACATCGCACTCGTACCGAAGATGGCCGGCTGGCCCCGCGCGAAGGTGCGGGACCGGGTCGAGGAGATGCTTGAACTGGTCGGGCTGGATCCCGGGGAGTTCCGCGGCCGCTATCCGCGCCGGCTCTCCGGCGGCCAGCAGCAGCGGGTCGGGGTGGCGCGGGCGCTGGCGGCCGACCCGCCCGTGCTGCTGATGGACGAGCCGTTCGGGGCCGTCGACCCCATCACCCGCGAGCACCTGCAGGACCAACTCATCCGGCTACAGCGCGAGTTACGCAAGACGATTGTCTTCGTCACGCACGACTTCGACGAGGCCATCAAGGTCGGCGACCGGATCGCGGTGCTGCGCGAGCGGTCGAAAATCGCCCAGTTCGACACCCCGGAAACGATCCTGGCCAGTCCGGCGGACGACTTCGTCGCCGGTTTCGTGGGCGCGGGAGCCGGGGTGAAACGGCTGCACCTCAAGCGCGTACGGGAGGTGGAGCTCGCCGACGTCCCGACCGCCACCGTCGAAGACCCGCTCGAGATCGCCCTGCACCTGCTGGACGCGGGCTCCGCCTCCGCCGACCACCTGCTGCTGCTGGACCGGGAGCGGCGCCCGCACTCCTGGCTGCGACGCGAGGACCTGACGCGCGCCCGGAGTGCGCAACCCGCCGGAGAGCCGCTGCCGTTGTCGGCGGGCACCCCCGTACGGAGCCGGATCGAGGTGGACGCGACGCTGCGGGACGCGCTGGAGGCGCTGCTGGCCGACGGCACGGGCCGCGTCGCGGTCACGGGACAGGACGGCGCGTACGCCGGCGTGGTGGACATGTCGACACTACTGAACGCGATGCACGGGGCGCCGGGCGAGCGGGGAGCCGAGGAGGCTCGGCCGACCGGCCGGGGTGAGCCCGCGTGA
- a CDS encoding ABC transporter permease: MTRLAALDRVPPRITWQKLVPLPAFVAAALGATALYLRTTELDSIARNALADGAVRTALLQQTELVAISTFFVLIIAIPLGIALTRGVLRRAAPPFVAAANIGQATPALGLLALLVIWLGIGQRAALVGIVAFAVLPVLSNTVAGLRATDPALVEAARGIGMSPLLVLFRVELPLAVPLILAGVRTALVLNVGTATLATFGGGGGLGDLISSGITNQRMPVLVLGSVLTVAMALIVDWLGMLVELLLRPRGLEVD; encoded by the coding sequence GTGACCCGGCTCGCCGCACTGGACCGGGTCCCGCCCCGTATCACCTGGCAGAAGCTGGTGCCACTGCCGGCCTTCGTCGCGGCCGCCCTCGGTGCCACCGCGCTGTATCTCCGCACCACCGAACTGGACTCGATCGCCAGGAACGCCCTCGCAGACGGCGCCGTGCGCACCGCACTCCTCCAGCAGACCGAACTCGTCGCGATCTCCACCTTCTTCGTGCTCATCATCGCGATCCCGCTGGGCATCGCGCTGACGCGCGGGGTCCTGCGCCGGGCCGCACCGCCGTTCGTCGCGGCGGCCAACATCGGCCAGGCGACCCCGGCCCTGGGCCTGCTGGCGCTGCTGGTGATCTGGCTCGGCATCGGCCAACGAGCCGCCCTGGTCGGCATCGTGGCATTCGCGGTGCTGCCGGTGCTGAGCAACACCGTGGCCGGCCTGAGGGCCACCGACCCGGCACTCGTGGAGGCGGCGCGCGGCATCGGTATGTCGCCGCTGCTGGTGCTGTTCCGGGTCGAACTGCCCCTGGCCGTACCGCTGATCCTGGCGGGCGTACGGACCGCGCTCGTGCTGAACGTCGGCACCGCGACGCTGGCCACCTTCGGCGGCGGAGGAGGACTCGGGGACCTGATCTCCTCCGGCATCACCAACCAGCGCATGCCGGTGCTGGTGCTCGGCTCCGTACTGACAGTCGCCATGGCGCTGATCGTGGACTGGCTGGGGATGCTCGTCGAGTTGCTGCTGCGCCCACGCGGACTGGAGGTGGACTGA
- a CDS encoding DUF1254 domain-containing protein translates to MQRTAQISPQAMESISTPERVETHLGTLEFPLGVPTEETANRVYDHVGHVRAVSAFLDAYSGVSLWAARRGFLEAGIQDHDVLLFSEFMDPKTLVLTGNADTVYFLTFLDLTEGPLVVEVPPLALCFLNDMWFRWVADPGMAGPDRGAGGKYLFVPPGHQGPVPEGGFFTLRTRTTRLILGGRAFLEGDDPKPAVERIKEGLRLYRYVPGFYGTSIGEIVTGGTAPPLPWTAQTWTAALHRPDPPRFVEGSGLPVNTVPPGDATYFDFVSELVHDQPAEALDPEIAGALAAVGIVKGRPFEPDARMREILTEAAAVGNATARTLACRPRPAEGAHYYGASSRWLNGLLVSGHEFLAPPADITDRGVEPRPNDGARKLNLRSWWWYLAVGISPAFTAPLPGVGSQYVFSLADQEGRALDGGRYYRLVLPPDIPAAKFWSVTVYDNQTRSMLDTPQRFPRAGSQAYPTPAAVPDGDGTTTVHFGPDRPDGVPEGNWIQTTPGRGWFVVLRFYSPLQPFFDKTWRPGEIEAVD, encoded by the coding sequence TTGCAGCGCACCGCACAGATCTCACCCCAGGCCATGGAGTCGATCTCGACTCCCGAGCGGGTCGAGACCCACCTGGGCACTCTGGAATTCCCGCTGGGTGTACCCACCGAGGAGACCGCGAACCGGGTCTACGACCATGTGGGCCACGTGCGCGCGGTGAGCGCGTTCCTCGACGCGTATTCCGGCGTCAGCCTGTGGGCGGCCCGCCGGGGATTCCTGGAGGCTGGAATCCAGGACCACGACGTGCTGCTCTTCTCGGAGTTCATGGATCCCAAGACGCTCGTGCTCACCGGGAACGCGGACACCGTCTACTTCCTGACCTTCCTCGACCTGACCGAGGGGCCGCTGGTGGTGGAAGTGCCGCCCCTGGCCCTCTGTTTCCTCAACGACATGTGGTTCCGCTGGGTCGCGGACCCCGGCATGGCCGGTCCGGATCGCGGAGCAGGCGGCAAGTACCTCTTCGTGCCACCCGGTCATCAGGGCCCTGTTCCCGAGGGCGGGTTCTTCACCCTCCGGACCCGCACCACGCGGCTCATCCTGGGCGGTCGGGCCTTCCTGGAGGGCGATGACCCGAAGCCGGCGGTCGAGCGGATCAAGGAGGGACTGCGCCTCTACCGCTACGTCCCCGGGTTCTACGGGACCAGCATCGGGGAGATCGTCACCGGTGGCACGGCCCCGCCGCTGCCGTGGACCGCCCAGACCTGGACCGCCGCCCTGCACAGGCCCGACCCGCCGCGCTTCGTCGAGGGCTCAGGGCTTCCCGTGAACACGGTTCCGCCCGGGGACGCGACGTACTTCGACTTCGTGAGCGAGCTCGTGCACGACCAGCCGGCCGAGGCGCTCGATCCCGAGATCGCCGGTGCTCTGGCCGCGGTCGGCATTGTCAAGGGCAGGCCCTTCGAGCCGGACGCGCGGATGCGGGAGATCCTCACCGAGGCAGCCGCGGTCGGCAACGCCACGGCTCGCACCCTCGCCTGCCGTCCGCGTCCGGCCGAGGGGGCGCACTACTACGGTGCCTCGTCCCGGTGGCTCAACGGCCTGCTGGTGTCCGGCCACGAGTTCCTGGCCCCGCCCGCGGACATCACCGACAGGGGCGTCGAGCCCCGCCCGAACGACGGCGCCCGGAAACTCAACCTGCGGTCCTGGTGGTGGTACCTGGCCGTGGGCATCAGCCCGGCGTTCACGGCGCCGCTGCCCGGCGTCGGCTCGCAGTACGTGTTCTCCCTGGCGGATCAGGAGGGCCGGGCCCTCGACGGCGGCAGGTACTACCGACTGGTACTTCCGCCGGACATCCCCGCCGCGAAGTTCTGGTCGGTCACCGTCTACGACAACCAGACGCGGTCGATGCTCGACACCCCACAGCGGTTCCCACGGGCCGGCAGCCAGGCATATCCCACCCCGGCAGCGGTCCCCGACGGGGACGGCACGACCACGGTGCACTTCGGGCCCGACCGGCCCGACGGCGTACCGGAGGGCAACTGGATCCAGACCACGCCGGGCCGGGGATGGTTCGTGGTCCTGCGGTTCTACAGTCCGCTGCAGCCGTTCTTCGACAAGACCTGGCGGCCGGGCGAGATCGAGGCGGTGGACTGA
- a CDS encoding ABC transporter permease, with amino-acid sequence MSFWEYLGTRYQQLLVDAYQHASAVFQCMVVATVLGVLIGVLTYRTEWAGNLAITTTASILTVPSLALLGLLVPVVGLGVAPTVIALTLYGLLPVVRNAVVGLRGVDPALVEAAKGMGMSRFAQLLRVELPLAWPPILTGVRVSTQMLMGIAAIAAFASGPGLGNQIFRGISSLGSANALNEVLSGTLGIVVLALLFDAGYVLIGRLTISRGIRG; translated from the coding sequence GTGAGTTTCTGGGAGTACCTGGGCACCCGCTACCAGCAGCTGCTGGTGGACGCCTATCAGCACGCCAGCGCCGTCTTCCAGTGCATGGTCGTCGCCACGGTGCTGGGGGTCCTGATCGGCGTCCTCACCTACCGCACCGAGTGGGCGGGAAACCTCGCGATCACCACGACCGCAAGCATCCTCACCGTCCCCTCCCTGGCTCTCCTCGGCCTGCTCGTCCCGGTCGTCGGCCTCGGCGTCGCGCCGACCGTCATCGCGCTGACGCTGTACGGACTGCTGCCCGTGGTCCGTAACGCGGTCGTCGGGTTGCGCGGAGTCGACCCGGCCCTCGTCGAGGCCGCCAAGGGCATGGGGATGTCACGGTTCGCCCAGCTGCTCAGGGTCGAACTGCCCCTCGCCTGGCCGCCGATCCTCACCGGTGTCCGGGTGTCGACCCAGATGCTGATGGGCATCGCGGCGATCGCGGCCTTCGCCTCGGGGCCCGGGCTCGGCAACCAGATCTTCCGCGGGATCTCCAGCCTGGGCAGTGCGAACGCGCTCAACGAAGTACTGTCGGGGACGCTCGGAATCGTCGTCCTGGCCCTGCTGTTCGACGCCGGGTACGTGCTGATCGGACGGCTCACCATCTCACGGGGGATCCGTGGCTGA
- a CDS encoding GAP family protein: MGEAIGQILSYGVAVALSAFPIIGVVLMLATPRARSNGPALLLGWVLGLALVGTIVLLVSGGAGPGDQGQPAGWVSALDLALGALLLWVAVKEWRGRPRGDEEVTLPKWMKTVDSFTPVKALALGMALSALNPKNLLLSIAAASAIARTDTSAGAQAVALAVYVVIGALGPGTPVVLYFALKERSKHILDGLKLWMERNNTAIMAVICLLFAAKLVGNAISDLSS; the protein is encoded by the coding sequence GTGGGTGAGGCGATCGGTCAGATTCTGTCCTACGGCGTCGCCGTGGCGCTGAGCGCGTTCCCGATCATCGGTGTGGTGCTGATGCTCGCCACCCCCAGGGCGCGCTCCAACGGGCCGGCGCTGCTCCTGGGCTGGGTCCTGGGCCTGGCCCTGGTCGGCACGATCGTGCTGCTGGTCTCCGGTGGCGCCGGCCCGGGCGACCAGGGGCAGCCGGCCGGCTGGGTCAGCGCGCTCGACCTGGCGCTCGGCGCGCTGCTGCTGTGGGTGGCGGTGAAGGAGTGGCGCGGCCGGCCGCGCGGCGACGAGGAGGTGACGTTGCCGAAGTGGATGAAGACGGTCGACTCGTTCACTCCTGTCAAGGCGCTGGCACTGGGGATGGCACTGTCCGCCCTCAACCCGAAGAACCTGCTGCTCTCGATCGCCGCGGCGTCGGCGATCGCGCGCACGGACACCTCCGCCGGCGCCCAGGCCGTGGCACTGGCGGTCTACGTGGTGATCGGGGCGCTCGGGCCCGGAACGCCGGTCGTGCTCTACTTCGCCCTCAAGGAGCGCTCGAAGCACATCCTCGACGGTCTCAAGCTCTGGATGGAGCGGAACAACACGGCGATCATGGCCGTGATCTGCCTGCTCTTCGCCGCGAAGCTGGTGGGCAACGCGATAAGTGATCTCTCCTCGTGA
- a CDS encoding DUF1254 domain-containing protein: protein MTQVSDGASPGTSAETLASISLPDRLETVFGEMEFFDGLPLPDTVTRSYDTLDLLRGIEVFLNCVPGASMVAMRRGLAGLGIDSRTIGYTAPRCGSAPLILTANTETTYGMACLALDQDGPTVIESPPNSLCFVDDLWQHYVTDMGMAGRDKGEGGKYLFLPPGHDGEVPDGYLVVRPKTFSSWVLMRALGGEESMLRTRIYPLSAAADPPEQRFVNFAESDFNTVHANDFSFFEEIDTLVQEEPPEALDPERAGQLAAIGIVPGKPFQPDDRMRSILDTAARIASGIVRTLAFKPRDPSFYHYPGSSSWKNPWPSRSYEFVSAEGARLLDARAVFHYVGAGTSPAMAAAAVGVGSQYAYTAEDSTGEWLDGGRHYTLRLPSGIPVKNFWAVNVYDPQTRSLLRTDAAYPSVNSLSDAVRSEDNGDTILHFGPTAPQGREGNWVQTVPGKGWFTILRLYGPLESWFDKSWRPGEIEPA from the coding sequence ATGACTCAAGTGAGCGACGGCGCCAGCCCCGGCACGTCGGCCGAGACCCTGGCCTCGATCAGCCTCCCGGACCGGTTGGAGACGGTCTTCGGCGAGATGGAGTTCTTCGACGGCCTGCCGCTGCCCGACACGGTCACCCGCAGCTACGACACCCTGGACCTGCTGCGCGGGATCGAGGTGTTCCTCAACTGCGTGCCCGGTGCCTCGATGGTGGCCATGCGGCGCGGCCTCGCCGGCCTCGGTATCGACTCCCGCACCATCGGCTACACCGCCCCGCGCTGTGGCTCGGCACCGCTGATCCTCACGGCGAACACGGAGACGACGTACGGGATGGCCTGCCTGGCGCTCGACCAGGACGGACCCACCGTCATCGAGTCGCCGCCCAACTCGCTGTGCTTCGTCGACGACCTGTGGCAGCACTACGTCACCGACATGGGCATGGCCGGACGGGACAAGGGAGAGGGAGGCAAGTACCTCTTCCTGCCCCCGGGCCACGACGGCGAAGTCCCCGACGGATACCTGGTCGTGCGGCCGAAGACCTTCTCCTCCTGGGTGCTGATGCGTGCCCTGGGCGGAGAGGAGAGCATGCTTCGGACGCGCATCTATCCGCTCTCCGCCGCGGCGGACCCGCCCGAGCAGCGCTTCGTCAACTTCGCGGAGTCGGACTTCAACACCGTCCACGCCAACGACTTCTCGTTCTTCGAGGAGATCGACACCCTCGTCCAGGAGGAGCCACCCGAGGCGCTCGACCCCGAGCGGGCCGGGCAGCTCGCCGCGATCGGCATCGTGCCCGGCAAGCCGTTCCAGCCGGACGACCGGATGCGCTCGATCCTCGACACCGCCGCGAGAATCGCTTCGGGCATCGTACGGACGCTGGCCTTCAAGCCGCGTGACCCGAGCTTCTACCACTACCCCGGCAGCTCGTCGTGGAAGAACCCGTGGCCCTCGCGCAGTTACGAGTTCGTGTCGGCGGAGGGCGCCCGGTTGCTGGACGCTCGGGCGGTGTTCCACTACGTCGGGGCGGGCACCTCGCCGGCGATGGCGGCGGCGGCCGTCGGGGTCGGATCGCAGTACGCCTATACGGCGGAGGACTCCACGGGCGAGTGGCTCGACGGTGGACGGCACTACACGCTCAGACTGCCGAGCGGCATCCCGGTGAAGAACTTCTGGGCCGTCAACGTCTACGACCCGCAAACCCGTTCCCTGCTGCGCACCGACGCGGCGTACCCGAGCGTGAACAGCCTCTCGGACGCCGTCCGGTCCGAGGACAACGGCGACACGATCCTCCACTTCGGCCCGACGGCGCCGCAGGGCAGGGAGGGCAACTGGGTCCAGACGGTCCCCGGCAAGGGATGGTTCACGATCCTCCGGCTCTACGGCCCGCTCGAAAGCTGGTTCGACAAGAGCTGGCGGCCGGGCGAGATCGAACCGGCATGA
- a CDS encoding SulP family inorganic anion transporter, which translates to MRADTHWLFPSLRGYRRQWLGRDALAGMTVWAVLVPEALAYATIAGVSPVVGLYAAPAALILYAAFGSSSHLVAGPMAATAALSASIVGEAAGGSDAHFAALTAALAVTVGIAALLAGLLRLGFLASFISEPVLKGFIVGLALTIIAGQLPKLFGVEGGSGNFFEKIWALIEDLGGTSGFTVLVGVGSLALILVLKRVAPGVPGSLIAVALGIAVATAFDLEDHGVAVVGSIEAGLPSFGFPDVSADDLGGLAAGSVGVTLVAFAEGLGAAKNYAARDHYEVDANRELIGLGAAGLGAGLSSGMVVNGSLSKTAVNWSAGARTQLSGILVAVLTVITLLFLTGLFEQLPEAVLAGVVIAAVVELVDPHSLVSLYRVFTRRLGQAYGVAARPDFLAAVAAMLGVMVFDTLPGLFIGIGVSLLLLLYRSSRPVISELGQLPGNRHFAALDRHSESRRIPGVIVLRVEAGIYFANAERIRSEARGAAAREGVTAVVIDAETVPFVDVSAVRMLDNLAEELEDLGVRLLLARDVGQVRDVLRTAEARTELRRVYPTVRAAVDAARTGT; encoded by the coding sequence GTGAGGGCGGACACGCACTGGCTGTTCCCCTCACTGCGGGGTTACCGGCGGCAGTGGCTGGGGCGGGACGCGCTGGCCGGGATGACGGTGTGGGCGGTTCTCGTGCCCGAGGCGCTCGCCTACGCGACGATCGCCGGCGTCTCACCCGTCGTCGGCCTCTACGCCGCGCCGGCGGCCCTGATCCTCTACGCCGCCTTCGGCAGCTCCAGCCACCTGGTCGCCGGGCCCATGGCGGCGACGGCGGCACTCTCGGCGTCGATCGTCGGTGAGGCCGCGGGCGGTTCCGACGCGCACTTCGCCGCGCTGACGGCGGCCCTCGCCGTCACGGTGGGCATCGCGGCGCTCCTCGCCGGACTGCTGCGCCTCGGCTTCCTCGCGAGTTTCATCTCCGAGCCGGTGCTGAAGGGCTTCATCGTGGGCCTGGCACTGACGATCATCGCGGGCCAGCTGCCGAAGCTCTTCGGTGTCGAGGGCGGGTCCGGGAACTTCTTCGAGAAGATCTGGGCCCTGATCGAGGACCTCGGCGGCACCAGCGGCTTCACCGTCCTGGTCGGCGTCGGCAGCCTCGCCCTGATCCTCGTTCTCAAGCGGGTCGCCCCGGGGGTACCCGGCTCGCTGATCGCAGTGGCGCTGGGAATCGCCGTGGCCACGGCCTTCGATCTGGAGGACCACGGTGTCGCTGTCGTCGGCAGCATCGAGGCCGGTCTGCCGTCGTTCGGCTTCCCCGATGTCTCGGCCGACGACCTCGGCGGCCTCGCTGCCGGAAGCGTCGGCGTGACGCTCGTCGCCTTCGCCGAAGGACTCGGCGCGGCGAAGAACTACGCCGCCCGTGACCACTACGAGGTCGACGCCAACCGCGAGCTGATCGGGCTCGGCGCCGCCGGCCTGGGCGCCGGCCTGTCCAGCGGCATGGTCGTCAACGGCAGCCTCTCGAAGACCGCTGTCAACTGGTCGGCGGGCGCACGCACCCAGCTCTCCGGGATCCTCGTGGCCGTCCTGACCGTGATCACGCTCCTCTTCCTCACCGGCCTGTTCGAACAACTCCCCGAGGCGGTGCTCGCCGGGGTGGTGATCGCGGCGGTGGTGGAGCTGGTCGACCCCCACTCGCTGGTCTCCCTCTACCGCGTCTTCACCCGCAGGCTCGGCCAGGCCTACGGCGTCGCCGCGCGGCCGGATTTCCTCGCCGCGGTCGCGGCGATGCTCGGGGTGATGGTCTTCGACACGCTGCCCGGCCTCTTCATCGGCATCGGTGTCTCCCTGCTTCTGCTCCTGTACCGCTCCTCGCGCCCGGTCATCAGCGAACTGGGGCAACTGCCCGGGAACAGACACTTCGCCGCACTCGACAGACACAGCGAGAGCCGCAGGATTCCCGGAGTGATCGTGCTGCGCGTCGAGGCCGGCATCTACTTCGCCAACGCCGAGCGAATCCGGTCCGAGGCCCGAGGGGCCGCCGCCCGTGAAGGGGTGACGGCGGTCGTGATCGATGCCGAAACGGTTCCCTTCGTCGACGTCAGCGCCGTGCGCATGCTCGACAACCTGGCCGAGGAACTCGAGGATCTCGGAGTCCGGCTCCTGCTCGCCCGTGATGTGGGCCAAGTGAGGGACGTCTTGCGCACCGCCGAAGCCAGGACGGAGCTGAGGCGTGTGTATCCCACTGTGCGGGCGGCGGTCGACGCGGCCAGGACCGGCACATGA
- a CDS encoding HAD family phosphatase, which translates to MDTTPLGSWNDGAAKRAIVDFVTAAAVAGSPGFVAPMDRVAVFDNDGTLWVEKPAPVQMAFVLGKLAARLEADPSLARERPYRALVDRDASYFHALNEQDPDAVASMVDAIGSAWEGTTLAQYEAEAARHLESWRHERFGVPYSGLVYQPMLELFDYLGAHGWRLFVCSGGGRDFMRVICEDTWGLPRENVIGSAPEFAWRDGVPVRRAVLHGPVAIGPGKPEYVLARTGRLPRFAAGNDDVDVELLASAQFALLVLHDDDEREYAYTEGAERAHATARREGWTTVSVKDDWKTVLKERSDEEAPE; encoded by the coding sequence ATGGACACGACCCCGCTGGGGAGTTGGAACGACGGTGCCGCGAAGCGGGCGATCGTCGACTTCGTGACGGCCGCGGCCGTGGCAGGCTCGCCGGGCTTCGTCGCGCCGATGGACCGGGTCGCCGTGTTCGACAACGACGGAACCCTGTGGGTCGAGAAGCCCGCGCCGGTGCAGATGGCGTTCGTCCTCGGGAAACTGGCCGCGCGGCTGGAGGCGGACCCGTCGCTGGCCCGCGAGCGGCCCTACCGGGCGCTCGTCGACCGGGACGCGTCGTACTTCCACGCGCTGAACGAACAGGACCCCGACGCGGTGGCATCGATGGTGGATGCCATCGGATCGGCCTGGGAAGGCACCACGCTCGCCCAGTACGAGGCCGAGGCCGCCCGGCACCTGGAGTCCTGGCGGCACGAGCGCTTCGGCGTGCCGTACTCCGGTCTCGTCTACCAGCCGATGCTGGAGCTGTTCGACTACCTCGGGGCGCACGGCTGGCGGCTGTTCGTCTGCTCGGGCGGCGGGCGCGACTTCATGCGGGTGATCTGCGAGGACACCTGGGGCCTGCCCCGGGAGAACGTGATCGGCTCGGCGCCGGAGTTCGCCTGGCGGGACGGCGTGCCGGTCCGCCGGGCGGTCCTGCACGGCCCCGTCGCGATCGGGCCCGGAAAGCCGGAGTACGTCCTCGCCCGCACCGGCCGCCTGCCGCGCTTCGCGGCCGGCAACGACGACGTGGATGTCGAGTTGCTGGCGTCCGCGCAGTTTGCTCTCCTCGTCCTGCACGACGACGACGAGCGGGAGTACGCCTACACCGAGGGGGCCGAGCGGGCACACGCGACCGCGCGGCGGGAGGGCTGGACGACGGTCAGCGTGAAGGACGACTGGAAGACCGTGCTCAAGGAACGGTCCGATGAGGAGGCACCCGAATGA
- a CDS encoding aspartate/glutamate racemase family protein has protein sequence MPGAPAGTLGLLHTSPAHVPVFDALRDADHPGLGLRHLVREDLLARARAEGPKAVAPAVAAALAQAADEGASAVLCTCSTIGAVAEACAAGLGVPVLRVDRPMAATAAAADRIVVVATVHSTLEPTLALIREEAAGRGVELRTLLVEGVWELFAAGDRDGYLDAVAAAVDGVREADVIVLAQGSMAEAAARTTTALPVLSSPRSGLRAAAGVITSASRRVDPAGVGTRNGRQ, from the coding sequence ATGCCCGGCGCGCCCGCGGGGACGCTGGGGCTGCTGCACACCTCCCCGGCCCATGTTCCGGTCTTCGACGCGCTGCGGGACGCGGACCATCCCGGCCTCGGGCTGCGTCATCTCGTCCGCGAGGATCTGCTCGCCCGGGCCCGGGCGGAAGGGCCAAAGGCCGTCGCCCCTGCCGTCGCGGCCGCGCTGGCACAGGCGGCGGACGAGGGGGCGAGCGCCGTCCTGTGCACCTGCTCCACGATCGGCGCCGTCGCCGAGGCGTGCGCGGCCGGGCTCGGTGTGCCGGTGCTGCGGGTCGACCGCCCGATGGCCGCGACGGCGGCAGCGGCCGACCGGATCGTGGTGGTCGCCACCGTGCACAGCACCCTGGAGCCGACCCTCGCGCTGATCCGTGAAGAGGCCGCCGGCCGTGGCGTCGAGCTGCGCACCCTGCTCGTCGAGGGCGTCTGGGAGCTGTTCGCGGCGGGCGACCGCGACGGCTATCTGGACGCGGTGGCCGCCGCCGTCGACGGTGTACGGGAAGCGGACGTCATCGTGCTGGCCCAGGGGTCGATGGCGGAGGCGGCAGCCCGTACGACGACAGCCCTGCCCGTACTGTCGAGCCCGCGGTCCGGACTGCGGGCCGCCGCCGGGGTCATCACGTCCGCATCGCGACGCGTGGACCCGGCGGGCGTGGGCACGCGCAACGGGAGACAGTAG